The nucleotide window AAGTCAGCCAAATCTTCTTAAAGAAACCAGAATGTCCTCccaaaaaagataaaattaaagCTGGAAAAGTAGATATAAAAACCCATATTAACATATTCAACTCAGACTCTCCCACTCATCATGTGCATAAATTAAAGTCCCACTCCCTTAAATCATGCACTCTAATTTACCCCTAATAATATCACCATTTTCTTAGCATCCCAAGCAAAGTATCTATcaactttttcttttccaaatttaagaaaagaaaaattgtaTCTTTCAATACACAAGTCTTTCTTTCCCATTCAGGCTCATTGCTCTTCACTCAGCAATGGCTTATCTTCTCTCAGCTTTTATTTTCATTATATTTCAAACAGCACTACTCCTAAAATCAGCTCATAGCTACGGCCAAGCAGCACATACATGCAGATCATACTGTGGAAACTTAACAGTCGATTACCCATTCGCAATTCAATCCGGCTGCGGCCACTCAGGCTACAGGGACCTCTTATTTTGTATCAATGATGTTCTTATGCTTCACATTAGCTCTGGATCCTATCGCGTTTTGGACATCGATTACGCTTACGAATCCCTCACTTTAGACGATCCTCACATGTCAACTTGCTCCTCCATCGTATTCGGTAATCGCGGCAACGGCTTCGTCGTAGAGCGGTGGCGTGAGCCGTACTTAAACCCTACGGCGGATAATGTGTTTATGCTGCTAGGTTGCTCGGCGGAATCGCCGCTGTTCCAAGGTTTTCCGGGGAAGCATTTGCCGTGTAGGAATGTTTCCGGGATGGGTTGTGAGGAGTATTATGGGTGTCCGGCCTGGAATATAATTGGGCCGAGAAAAGTGGGCTCATCAGTGTATGGATCAGGCCCACCTGAATGCTGTTCAGTTTCATTTGAAGCTATTAAAGCTATTAATTTGACTAAACTTGGTTGTCAAGGGTATAGTAGCGCGTATAGCTTAGCTCCACTGAGAGTAGATGGACCTCATGGTTGGTCTTATGGGATAAGAGTGAAATACTCAGTTGAAGAAGGTGGCTCTTTTTGTAAAGCTTGTGAAGCAACAGGTGGATCTTGTGGCCATAATGTTAAGGATTTTAGCAGTTTGTGTATGTGTGGGACGTGGAATTCTACTTCCAATTGCGATTCAGGTAATGTACATCCAAAACTCCCACAAATCAACttctttttaaagaaaattgaattTACATTCCTACTCCTTTCCTTTTAGTATAAGTAAATGGAAGAatattatattttcttatttagaAACAATTAAACTTTAAAATTAACATTTTtaccttaataaaataatttatagttACACAATTTTATGATTGGttttaaaatcacaaattttaaaagtcttatTTTCTCTAAAATTTCATGCCTAATCAAATAttgtcacataaattgagacgGATGGAGTAGTTTTTGattgaattaaaaaatatatattgataTTGTAATAGTACAAGGTGGAGGATTGAAGACGTGATTAACGTTTTATAAGTATTAATAATTGAAAATGTCTAAATTGCTGTAAGTTGATATGAGGAGATAAGAGTTAATACAGTTTTAAAGGAAAATGATTTTGGACCATAAGAAACTTTCCCATTTCGACGGGAAATATATtttattgaagaaaaatatttatggTTCCAAATAACCAAACAGAGGAAAGTTGTTTCATCTGGTAAACTAATTTTGGGAGAAAATATTTTCTGCCAAAACTAAGCACATCCtaaaatttctttatttacttGTAATTTTGCATCATGTGCTTAACCAAATTGAACATCTTATATGCAGTCCACTCAGCTTCGCATAGAAGAACTTGGTCGTTAATGGATGTACTAACAGGTATGGATTCATTTATGACAAGTTAAATTAGTAACCTAAAAAATAATGCAACGTAACTTTtcataataaattaaattatattgATAGTATAAAATTTTCAATAACAATGACAGCtaatataagttaaatccttGAATAGTTATTTCCAGAAACTAACTAAGCTCTGATAAAATGTAGGATTCTTATGTTGTATCGTCGTCTGGAATCTCTCCACCAAACTTGGACTGTAGGAAAAACAAAGGCGTTTTGTGTTGATTGATCCAAAATGAGCGGCTCAAATGTGCTTAGCAGAAGAATATACAGAGCAACTAATGTCAATGCTATATCTCACAGTTTAAGAGACTGTAATGCTGTGCTAGAAAAGAGGAACGTCAATTTGATATTTATTGGTTTTGAAActtaatttcttctttttctctttgccGTTTTTTGTAGTACTCCTTAAGTTTTGTGGTGAGTACCTAATTTTTCAATTTTGGCTCAAGAATGAAGAATTTGATTGTATGTTATGAATGTAAACACATAGAGGCAACAGGTTATGCTTGATTCTTCAAGTTACTGTATAATTGAAGATGTTGCAACAAAATATTACTCCATCCGTCTTAATTTATCTGTTTTATACGTCCCTTAAGAAACGCTAATTAGGAGAAAGTTTGGATTATTTTACCCTTATCTATGTCTTAAGATATGATTGTTCTTCATTAAatatttactctatttatatgctatcTCCAATTTCAAGAACAATATTGTTaagggtaaaataaaaaaaattataatttgtcttgaacttctaaaataacATATAATGTGAGACAACTATATTTAGAAATCACAGACACATAGTTTGAGACAGAGGAATATAAACCTTCTTCTTATTGCTATTTATTTCTCTTATTGATAATCTTTTATTAAATTGGCTTtgataatatttaaattttttatatcaTCACTAATACTACAATATACAAGTTAAGTGTGACATTTTTAATTCCGTAACTGATCAACAAGCTTCATATAGAGTGGGACAAGCGACTTATTGGTAAAACATTACTCAACTGTTTCTCTTGTTCATGCATGGCTGATGCTAACCATCCTCTTCTTCCTCCTGCCCCCAATCCCAAACCCCAACCCTGAATTTGTCTGCTACAACTGCCATCGAAGGCCATTTGATACTTCATCCGTTTATCAACTCATCACATCAACACCCATGAACGTCCATAATGTCACAATTTCTTCCGGTGGCCGACCGATTTGGCGGCTTACCAGCAAGAAATCCACCATTAACGctatgtttcttccattttcttcccTTTGTCTTCTCTTTTcttaaattaaataatatatttatcttCTTATCAAAATGACACAATTTCTTCATTTTGAGTAAAATCTCTTTTTAACAGAAGAGGGTGCTGTCTCATGGACTACTGCCATCGAAGGCCGTTTGATAGCTCATCGCATCAATACCCATGAATGTccataatatcacaatttcttcCGGTGGCCGACCGATTTGGCAGCTCACCAGCAAGAAATCCACCGTTAACGGCATGTTTCTTCCATTTCCTTCCCTTTGTCTTCTCTTTTcttaaattaaataatatatttatctCCTCATCAAAATGACACAATTTCTTCATTTTGAGTAAAATCTCTTCTTTAACAGAAAAGGGTGCTGCCTCATGACTACCATTGATAAAATATTTCAATGCCTTGAACATTAATATCAAAGGTTTCAAGATACGACTATTACCATAGCTTAACACAAGCTAGTTCAAGTTATAATTCAAAGAGTAAATATGACCACATACCTTTACATATGTATTTGGAATACCCAATCAAGTTGTAATTAATATTATAACTATAAGCAACGGAGGCTCCATAAAATTAGTGGCCTAAAGTTAAATTTTAAAAAGAGGCCTTATACTTTTTTATAAGTACGTACACACACATATATGAAAAAggttaattttgtcattttttcaTACTTGTTGTTTATACTATATATTCTTAAATGACATAAAGTCTTTAACTTCATatagtaatattattatttatattagaaaaggataatttaaataaatgagATGTTAGACATGTATTTGCAATATGTTATCTTTGATATTGTTGTAAAAAATGTATTTACTAATATGATTTAAGTAGTTTAATTCaaagttttgaaattttttttactGTTAAAGAGTAGacacctttctttttttaaaaaaaaaaatttgtacttttttatttttctacaaACATTAATATTGtctaatttgaaataaaattataaaatccatTATTAAAAATTTCGGGAGACCTAAATCAAGGCTTTACTAGTCTCCTGCTAGAGCCACTTGTCCATCCTTGACATTCTCAATAAGATTCATAGAGTCTCACTTAAGATAAGTCAACAATGACAAGAACATTAATGGAAGTGAGTGTGTCATTCAGTTATCAAATGTGAATGAAGCTGGTGGAACAGTACGTTCATGATGGAGCAATAGTTTATAAATAATTGTCGATCGTCAATGAAGGGCGACTCAACATAACTGGTGGCCTAAAaacaaaatatattaaaaagacCCTGAAACTTTTTTTATAAAATCCATTTAATATTGAGAGAGAAAAAACCCTACATGACTTTGATTTAGTGGTGAGAGCACAACTCATTAGGCACATGTAATATGGTATTGAATTCTTCCTTTAAGTGAAAATGGTAAAGGGTGAGCCCATTATCCATCGTGTTTTGAACCTTGCGACATTTATCTCGGGGATTTCTTAGTTAAAAAAGATGAGATACAAAAGAACTTGCTTTCTGGTGGGTGGATAAATTAAATGTGACAAAAAGGAATAGTTAATTTGGTTAtacatttcttcaattatctTACTATTTCAGGATCTTACTATTTCTGCAACTTCTCAAGGCAaaaaatggtctgattgaccatctgaaactcacccgaggcccccagaacctcaaccaaagccaccaacacatcctaaaacctcattcaaacttgttctaatcatctaaacacctcaaacaacaccaaatccatcaattcccatcgaattcaagcctaagttttctaaaaatttccaaaatacgttttcgataaaaaacccaaccaaaccacgtccgaatgacctgaaattttgcacatgtatcacaaatgacataacgaagctcaactctcggaattccattccgttcctcagatcaaaatctcacctatcaaccgaaaatcgccaaaatactaacttcgccaattcaagcctaaatcttccacGAACTTCCATAatgcatttcgatcacgctctcacgacccaaatcacctaatggagctaaccaaatcataaaaatttcgatccgagctcatatacaaataagtcaactcttggtcaaacctttcaaattcaaagctttcaactaagactgttctttcaaattcattccgattttcctgaaaaccaaaaccaacgatctacactagtcataatacattacacgTGGAAAGTCATGCCCCAGAACTGGCGATCAAGGTGCAAAAGCTCaagatgactggtcgggtcgttacagccaCCCTCTACCCCCACCCCCGCGCGCAAACCCCCTCAaaaaaaatttgtatttttatttttctgcacctCCCCCACTACCCTCTGAAAaccccaaaaaatatttttacttttttttggtattttccatttttttttttggttttctgcacccccccccccccccgcaaaccccctcaaatttttttttaaaacttttttttataatttcaattttatgttTTATGTGTTTTTCTGCCCCACTCACCCACCCCAATCCCCGCCCCCACccttaa belongs to Nicotiana tabacum cultivar K326 chromosome 6, ASM71507v2, whole genome shotgun sequence and includes:
- the LOC107801406 gene encoding uncharacterized protein LOC107801406, whose amino-acid sequence is MAYLLSAFIFIIFQTALLLKSAHSYGQAAHTCRSYCGNLTVDYPFAIQSGCGHSGYRDLLFCINDVLMLHISSGSYRVLDIDYAYESLTLDDPHMSTCSSIVFGNRGNGFVVERWREPYLNPTADNVFMLLGCSAESPLFQGFPGKHLPCRNVSGMGCEEYYGCPAWNIIGPRKVGSSVYGSGPPECCSVSFEAIKAINLTKLGCQGYSSAYSLAPLRVDGPHGWSYGIRVKYSVEEGGSFCKACEATGGSCGHNVKDFSSLCMCGTWNSTSNCDSVHSASHRRTWSLMDVLTGFLCCIVVWNLSTKLGL